The segment aTTTAGCCCAGTGTCTAACACATAGTTGGTATCCTGTGGTTACTggctgttgctattattattagttAACTTCCTGGCCTAGGATGATACCTCACACTAACAGCATATTTCCTATACTAATCCAAAGTCATGGATGAGGGATTTCCTggctggtccagtgattaagactctgttctcccagggcaggggctctggggttccactcctggtcaggaaactagatccatcatgctgcaactaaagatccacaTGCCTTAATGGATGACTATGAGGTAGGGTTCTGGTACAGATACTCTGGTTAGCAGGGCTGCCATGTTCAGCTGCCCAGGTTGTGTACTGCTCAACTCTAGGGGTGTGCACTCTCATAGGCTACACGGAGGATGCATAGAGTTGGCAGTGTACCATTGTGTGCAGTGGCCCTGTTAGTGAGCCTGCTATACACAGAAGGATTTATAGACCTCTCCCAGGCACAACCCTTGCACAAAAGCATCAACCAAGATCAGCAGATTAGGAATTCAGCTGGGTAGTAGGCATTATGCTGGTACCCTACCTGGGTTCCTCAGCATAGACTATTCCAGTCTGTGCCTACTGGGTCCTGTTGCAAGCCCCTACAACTCTCCACCTGCACACTGGCAAGCCAGAAGTCCTGGGAAGTAAATACCTCTGGGAGAAGCCCTCAGCCAAGGCCACCTGGGAGTTTCACATCCCCTGGGTGAGGGAATCCTGAGGTGTGCTCTGCCTACCCCTCTGTCACCTGGGGTTCCCCTGGCAGAGCAATTTGGCCACAGCGATTTTCCTCCTCAAGTCCCTACCCGTTCCCCCTGTGATCATGTCCCAAATAAACTACTTACACTCAAATCCTTGCCTCAAAGTCAGCTTCTCAGTGGTGATCCTAGGACACTCCTATGGGTGGCACAGGGGAAAGAGTCCCCAGTCAGTCACTGATCTCGGTATCCCTTTGCTCTCACAGGGTCTCAGACAAGCTGAAGCAGATCCCTCAGTCCCTGGTAGAGGCCAACAGCACCGACCCAGCCCTGGTCTTGGCCGAGAACGCATCCCTCTTGTCCCTGAGTGAGCTGGATTCGGCCTTCCTGCAGCTGCAGAGCCGCCTGCGAAACCTCAGTCTGCTGCTGGGCTTGGAGCCAGCAGAGGAGGCCGAGGAGGAGCAGATGCTGGAGGCGGAAGAGGAATGGGAGCAGCTGGAACCCCGCCCACCCGCCGAGGCCCCGCCCCGGCGCCACGTGCTCCTCATGGCCACGACTCGCACCGGTTCCTCGTTTGTGGGTGAGTTCTTCAATCAGCAGGGCAATATCTTCTACCTCTTCGAGCCGCTGTGGCACATCGAGCGCACGGTGTCCTTCGAGCAGGGTGGCGCCAACGCTGCGGGCTCGGCCTTGGTCTACCGCGACGTGCTCAAGCAGCTTTTCCTGTGCGACCTGTACATCCTGGAGCACTTCATCATCCCGGCGCCCGAGGACCACCTGACCCAGTTCGTGTTCCGCCGGGGCTCCAGCCGCTCCCTCTGCGAGGACCCCGTCTGCACGCCCCTCGTCAAGAAGGTCTTCGAGAAGTATCCCTGCAAGAACCGCCGCTGTGGACCTCTCAACATGACGCTGGCCGCTGAAGCCTGCCGCCGCAAGGAGCACATGGCCGTCAAGGCCGTCCGCATCAGGCAACTGGAGTTCCTCCAGCCACTGGCCGAGGACCCCCGTCTCGACCTGCGCGTCATCCAGCTGGTGCGCGACCCCCGCGCTGTGCTGGCCTCCCGTATGGTGGCCTTTGCGGACAAGTACGAGACCTGGAAGAAGTGGGTGGCCAAGGGACAGGACCAGCTGAGGGAGGAGGAGGTGCTGCGGCTGAAGGGCAACTGTGAGAGCATCCGCCTATCTGCCGAGTTGGGCCTGAGGCAGCCGGCTTGGCTGCGGGGCCGCTACATGCTGGTGCGCTACGAGGACGTGGCCCTCCGGCCGCTGCAGAAGGCCCAGGAGATGTATCGCTTTGCAGGCATCCCCCTAACCCCGCAGGTGGAGGACTGGATCCAGAAGAACACCCAGGCGGCCCACGATGGCATCTACTCCACGCAGAAGAACTCCTCGGAACAGTTTGAGAAATGGCGCTTCAGCATGCCCTTCAAGCTGGCGCAGGTGGTGCAGGCTGCCTGCGGCCCGGCCATGCGCCTCTTCGGCTACAAGCCAGTGCAGGATGCCGCCTCGCTCTCCAACCGCTCTGTCAGCCTGCTGGAGGAGCGCGGCACCTTCTGGGTCACGTAGGGGGCCCGGGGTGCCAGCACCCCTGCTGCTGAAAGTCCCGCTCTGCCTGCCTCACCCAGGCCCGCGGGGAGTCTGCGGCGCCGCCGCAGGGCGTGGGCTGGAAGACGCATCGGGCGTAAGCCGCGCCTGCGCTGTAGAAGTAGGCCCCCAGCCAGCTCGCTTCCCTTGCAGCTGTGGGCCCGGGGCTTCCCGCTGAGAACAGGACGGTGGCCGGCCCTGTTGAGGGCTGTCAAACCCAGACCTAAGGGACTGTCGTCTCCTGAGCAGACCCAGGCAGGCCCGGGCCTGTTCAcgattctttctctcctctccctctctctccctctttctctctctctcgctctctctctctctctctctctcacacacacacacacgcacacacacacacacacacagatgtcctGTAGACCTAGTGGGCAAGGGTCTACAAATATTTAACAACCGGAAGGGGTTCCGGCAGGAACTAGTCACAGTCAGACCCCATGCTTCACTCAGTGTGAACCTTTCAGTTTCTGAATTTCTTCATAATCCAGGGTAGCATTTGAGTGGGTCACTGGGGAGAGGTGAAATCAGCTCTATATAGAGtgacaaaatatacatataaagacACATACCTACATTCACACCCCAcaccagaaaaacagaaatatatgcaCACGTGCCTACAGGAAAAAAAGCTTTTCAGAGTTATTAGAGCATGCGGGAGGGACTTCccacatggcactagtggtaaagaactgcctgtcaatgcaggagatataataGATttcagttggatccctgggtctggaagatcccctggcagggggcatgacaacccactccagtattcttgcctggaaagtcccatggacaaaggggcctggcgggccaaagtccatgggttgcaaagagtcggacaggacaaaTGAATTAGCTTGCGGCATACAGGAGGATCGGGGAGTGGTATATGGTCATGGACCATGACCCTATTCCCCATGCAAGTCTGAGGCTGGGTGATGGGTACAGAACTGCTATCTGCGTGGCCTCTGCCCACCTTAGATTCTCATGGCTATTTCCCTCCTGTCCTTGCTGCTAGTAGGCAGCATGTTTTAAATTGGCATGTCTGACCCCAATGTGATGGCAGCCTGAAGGCCCCGTCCCTGCTCAGTTGACTCCCCAAGAGCATGTCCGTGTTTGAAAGCTGCTTCAGGCCTGAATGGCAGGAGCATTTATGGTCCCTGGAGACAAAAGGCAGCTCAGGAGTCCCGTCATTTCCAGCCAGGCCTCTGTGGGGCAGGGCCCAGATGGAAGTATAGAGTGCCCTTGGGGGAAAAGTCACATCAGGATAGCCCCTCCCCTGAGAAGACAGTGGACAGAGGTCAGCCACGTGGTTGGTTGTCATGGTGGTGTGGTTAGTGTCTGGAATTCCTCCTTTAGAGCTCTGGGAAGAGCGTTGCTCAACATGGGATGGTCTGAGTGTTTTAAGTTTTTTATGGTTTGGTCTCTTGTGGCCATATTTTCAGGTTTGTTTCTGCAGGAGTGCTTCTTGGAAGCACTGTGGCCTTGAGCGGGGCGGGGAGGATCAGTGGGGAGCAGTTTAGATCCTGCCCCAGAGAGAGGATTAGGAGAAGGAAACTTCCTCCAGAAGGATCAGAGCCTAGATGGCCACATGGCAGCCCACAGTGCCCCACGGGCTTTTCTGTTTGAACCCATGTGGAACAGATCTCAGAAATCACCAGTGTCCTTTGCTGAGTGTCCGAGGCCGCATAAATTAGCAGTCCTCACCCCCTCCTCAAGAAGAGGCCAGATTTTAAAATCTCTCCCAAGCCCTAATATATTACCTGAAGGAAATATGACCAAGCACCAGATGTCCCCAAAGCGGAAGCCTTTCCCCACTCTCATCCCAAACCAGGGAGCAGAACTCAGTACCCCCTGAAAACTTGCAGAAGAATCAGAAGTTCACTAAGGGCTGTTTCTGATTTCCTGGACAACCTCTGTATCAGATCCATCCCATTATCAAGCCTGGAGGGCTGAGTTTTGTTTCGAGTATTATGGACAGCAGGGAAATACAAGATCTTAGTCCAGCTGGGGTTGCTATAGGGAAGAAAGGGGTGCATCCTGGTGGAAAGCCAGCCTTTGAAAAGGTGAGGACACTGACCATCTTGTGGGATCCATTACAATCAGTGCCCTGGGTCTCCATCACCATGGATTCAGCCAGTCAAGGAAATCTCTAGGTTTTATAGTCCAAGCATAAACTGCACAGGGAACTGGCTCTAATTTGGGGTTCAAAGGTACTCTAGCTCTGAAAACTTGATCCTGGGGCAGAGTGGTGCCAGGATGGTTCTGGCAGGCCCAGAAGTGCTGGTCCttcttccccagcccctgccctgctccctccACTATCCCTTACTTGGGGGTGAGGGGGGGGCAGACACCTCTGTCCAGCACCCTTACTGGGTCCTAGTGTGGATAGCAGACTTTCTTCCttacttctttccttcctatGCCTTTGGGGCTAAGGCCTCTACCCCTGAATCCTGAGGACTGTGTGGAGAATGGACCTTTGGGACTTCTCAGGACATTGACAATTTGTACACTGCAGGTtgacttaatttatttattttgtgaaaaagaagagatggaaaaatattttattatttgcagGGACTCAAAGCTGTACCCAAATCAAGAAAGACAACAGTAATAGAAGCCATTCACTTCATGTATACAAGGACACTCCAAGACAATTCAGAATACACCAGAGGACAAAGCTGAGCACATGGGAGTCGTGACAGCTGCAGGGTGTTTTTTTAGCTTGGGTTTTTTCCTCTTGTTGATTTGAAGATACGACAGTAAGACCCTTTCTGCATTATTACCTTTGCCCATGTGTCTGAAATAAGACACAACTCACCTGAGTGTTGCCTTGGGCTCAGCAATGCTCTGGGAACCCTTGGGGTTTTAGGGAGGACAGGGTGGGGTGATTACTGACTTTATACTCCTTGGGACCTGGTTGGAGACCCACATGAGGTGTTACCAGCAGGGAGCTGGGTTAGGGAGAGTGGTCCAGCTGAGAGGCAGTGCCTCGTTTTCCAGCAAGGCCAgccttggtttgtttttctgttcctgCTGTGTTCCCTCCTCATACCGGAGCCTTCCCCTCTGCAACACCCACCTGCCTGGAGACAGGGAGCGTTGAGGCCTCACCTCCGCCAGCCGCCAGCTCCCCCGGAACAAAAGGCTCATTCAGCAATGAGCGTTtactcattttcttcttcatgaaGACCTCTTTAGCCCAGCCTATAAAAATAGCTCAGAACATTCCAGGCCTTGGTGAGACAGGGCAGTGTCCAGCACCCTCAGGGCGTCACCCTTGCTGCCCATTCCTGGCTTTTCCTCTGGACCTTGTTTATAAATCTTGGAGTGGATGAGGACATGGGGAAAGGTCTATGGGAGCAGGATTTGGGAGGGGGCAGGATTCCTGAGTCCCATAGAGAGGGAAGATATGCAGATACGCAGGGCTCTGTAGCACAGCTCCTGCAGGTTATCACCAAGTTATCACTCAGGTGGAGAGACACGAGCAAATTCTAGCCCTTTGTCTGTTTATGTGATGCACtcacttgaaaataaaaacagaaaaacaaaatatttgtcaGCCAGCACCCTCAGCCTGGGAGCTGTGCCAGAATCTGGTCTGATGGGACGGCTGCTGACCACACCCTTAAGAGCAAAAGTCCCACTGAACCCACTACAATGACATCTTTCCACCTCTGCTCTCCAGATGAGCTCCAGGGAATCCGTGTCCCAGAAGATGTATGCTTAGCCAATCAACAGACAGGAGGTGTAAGCATCCAGTGCTCTGGTCCTAACCCTGAAGGTCTCTTCTAGCCCTGGGCCTGTGTTAATTGACTGTGGGGCCTGTCCCTTAAGAGGCCCTGGATTATGAATGACGGGGGCAGAAGACTGGATGGCTGTGTCCCTGAGGCAGGGAGGTGATGGGGGGAACAGATGCCTGCAGAGGATGCTCCTTTAAATTTGTGCAGACTGATGAGATCCAAGAAGAAGCAGGTCTTGTCAGTCTGCTCACATTTAAAGAAGACACATCCTCTGAGATCCAGAGTTGATGGGTTTGCCTGGGAAGATTCCTAGGACATGGTCCAGttagaaagggagggaggaggcccaaGGTTTCCTGAATGCAGCCATGTCGTCTCTCAACTACCATGGTTTCAGGAAGAGTGGAAGCTGCTCTTTACCTCAAAAGGATGAAGCAGAATTAGCAACTGCAGATGTCTTAAGAACTTCAAGATCCTAGGGTCTTGTGACCTTTGTCATTCCATACTGTGCATGGGGGACAAATTAGTTATGCATTTCCAAGATTACATAGTGCCATCTTCAGGGCCTAGCCCATATTGTGGACCaggtattttatttgtatttgtcaAATAAAATGACCTATGTATCTTGCTTCTTCTAACATTGGGCTTGAGCGGGGCACCCCCTACAGTCTCCATTTCATCTGTACTTTCTAGGCCAAATCTGCCTGATTCACCTGCTCCCTCCTGGATCCTGCAAACTCTTTTTGCCAAGACCTTGGCCTTATGTCATATTTCATGGCCACGTAGTACAGGATACCCCTTTCCTGGCCATAGGTGGCCTGGTATGTACATATGTGTCCACACATCTGTATGTGTAGCATGTAGTTCAGCCTGCTTGGCCCTGTTGCTCCCAGCCCCTTTGCCATCAGTGTTGTTGCCATCAATGTTCTTGCCGTGGCTACAGTCTCCTGAAAATACAGGGGCTGCCTTCAGAAAGCTGGTGGCTACTGCCAGTCAGGATCTGCTTTGCAGAACAGAATgtgaattatttaattaaaaatgaaaacatgcaaCAAGCAGAATCTGAAGTGTGTCTCTGTCCTCTTTGTATTTATTCTCAGCAGCAATTAGGTTGTAAAAATTAACAGGAAAACTTatacatcaattatatctcaataaagcggggttgggagaaataaaaaaaaattaacaaggaaaaaaattagcaGCCATAGGAAAGGGGTAGCTTCCAGCATGAAGCAAGTCACAGAAACTGCTCCCTGTTCCTGAGAGGTGAAAGGCACAAGGAAAGTATGGATGCATGCAGCGGCTGTGGTGAAGCTGCGTGTTCTTTATGTTACCAGAATGGCAGAGCCGGCAATAACAGTTTGGAGTTGGCTGCAAGGACAGTGTCTGAGAGAGAAATACCCAGGCATCGTCAGGGACGTTAGTTAGAGGCCAGGGGACCTGGTGACAAGTCCCAGCTTTGCCACTTTGTGGTGCTATGATTTTGGGTAAGTCAGTTCCTTTAATCTGTACCCCAGTTGCCTTTACAATGAAAGGTGTAATTGGTAGTTAACAACCATTGTTCCAAAAATGCATACCCTTTTGGGATGGACTGAAGTCGGCTGTAAGGGCAGGCGATGCTTTCCCACTCAGAGCAGCTGTGCATTCATTTGGCCTTCAAATAAATTTCAAGAATCACCTGAGATTGCTACAAACCCTTGCAGCTAAGAAGTGCAGGGCAATTACATGCTGCATCAGTCAAATCAACTTAGTGCAAATTAGATTTCCACACTTTTGTTTCCTAACAGCCACCTGCAGGGAACGGTTTTTTCCCCAGGAAGAAGGGTTCATTTTAGAACCCGAGAAGGCAGAGCCTGTGGAGCTTTGTGGTTTTGGGGACACAGGAAAAGCAGGAACAGCAGCAGCCATGAAGAGGCAGAGAACAGCTGGAAACTGGGGACAGTAGTCCCTGGAATGAGGGGGTGACAGAGTGAAGCATGGTATGAGGACAAGAGAGCTCGTCCCCCCAGATTCAAACCTGCATCTGTCATTCCACCCAGGCCAAGCCTCGGAGACTCAGACCACTCACCTCCCTACCCTTAAAATACCGGAGGCAGCACAATGACACCCGACCTGGGTGAAATCTTGGCCATCCGGCCCCCAGCCAGGTGCCACTGCTGTTTCCAATCTTCTGGGCGCTGGATATATTTAGTTTAATTTCTAGGCTGTGTTTCCTACCACaaatggtcccctggagaaacaaaTTGCCCTAATCATAGAGCCGAGAAGCCTGGAgacctccccaccctcccacgCTCAGCCACCAGCCTAGGCCAAGCCTCTTTCCACTCCCAGACCTCTGAGGGCTCCTGTATGTTCCTGTACTACACCACAAGTTATCCACCCTGCGGAGGAGCTGAacaccccatggggtcgctgagacaGCCAGTCAGCTGGCTCGGTCCTAGCAGACAGCCTGATCACGCACAGAGAGGCCTTGGGCCTGTGCACTTGTGCACAGAGCCCTGCCAGGTCCTGGGGTCCACAGCAGTGTCCCCAAGTCTTTGGAGGACCTGTGGTCACCTAACCTCTTATAAGGGAGTACAGTTCACATTAGTGTATTAAAGGCTCCGAGAAGCCCTGCTTTCCTCTGACTGATCCAGTTTACCAGGATTCCCTCAAAACCAATTTTATGGGTGGAATTTTTATCacgtaaactttttttttccctgaataagATCTTCAAGACTTTGGCATTCTACAGAACAGTTTGTACTTACCAGAAACCTGCAAGGGTAAGTGTTTAGGACTAAAAGCCATGGTAAGCAGACAGTAAGGTGGTAGGTGACGTAGCTACCTACTTCAAGGGAGAAAAAGCCCAGGGTTTCAGGGCCCCCATCCCGCTTTCCCATCCTCCTCACTGAGCTGCAGGCCAGGAACAAGAGTTGGCCTTGGGGTCACTGGAGGACAGAGATCACAGCTCCAACACATCCATGCTGCTGTCATAAAACCTGCTGGTGGCTTGAAACCCTTGGTGTCTTCAAATCAACCCACACCTGCGGGGCCTCTGTAGCATTACCCAAAAGATGTAGTGACCCCTATGGAGAGTGGGGACCCTGGAGAGCCAGGCCAGGCATAAACATCACGGGACACTACTGAATTGAGAAACTCGAGCTTAGGATAGTTCTTAAAGGAACCATTTCTAAAACATCTGGACAAAGGTTACTAACAGTAAATAGGTTCCTGAGATGCAATCCCTTAGTAGCTAGTAAAGCCCTTGCTAAATGCTGCTGTGCAGTTTATTAGAAGAGCAAGCAAGCAGTAAAGATTCAGCTGGAGAGGCTTGCCCAAGAAAATCAGaatgagggagagaaggaagggagggagggaggaaaggagagtaACAAGGAAGAGACATTCTCAGAGATGCAGGGAAGGAAGACAGCCATGTTGCTGGAAAGAACACCCATGAGCATAGCCACAGCCATGATGCCCAAGCATTTAAGGGATGCCAGGGTCAGGACAGGCCCAGTGCACACCTAGCCCCACACATCACTGGCCATGGACCAAATCTACCCTGCGGATGCGTGGTCCATACGTGGGCTGCTTTTGTTTATAACAACTGACCAACACTTAAAAATTAAGGGTTTTATATAAAAAACATATTGTCATCTTGACAATCAGGCCTCTTGCTTTGAGTCACACAAGAAGCTAACTCTGAGACAAAGGTTTGAGAGCAAATGGTTTATGATGGAGCTGCAGACGGCCCAGCAGGGGAAGAGGGGAGGCGACAGGCAGCAAAGGGCACAGTGCTGAGCCAGTGGCCACCGTGGACAGCTGGAGCTGAATGCGTCTAGGAGGTGCGTGAAGCTTGAACCTTGGGATGACCCGAGCTGAGGGGCAAGGTGAAGACACTGAGAGCATACCTACATCAAA is part of the Ovis canadensis isolate MfBH-ARS-UI-01 breed Bighorn chromosome 25, ARS-UI_OviCan_v2, whole genome shotgun sequence genome and harbors:
- the CHST3 gene encoding carbohydrate sulfotransferase 3, whose protein sequence is MEKGLSLPQDCRHFLHSLRMRSKYALFLAFVVVVFVFIEKENKIISRVSDKLKQIPQSLVEANSTDPALVLAENASLLSLSELDSAFLQLQSRLRNLSLLLGLEPAEEAEEEQMLEAEEEWEQLEPRPPAEAPPRRHVLLMATTRTGSSFVGEFFNQQGNIFYLFEPLWHIERTVSFEQGGANAAGSALVYRDVLKQLFLCDLYILEHFIIPAPEDHLTQFVFRRGSSRSLCEDPVCTPLVKKVFEKYPCKNRRCGPLNMTLAAEACRRKEHMAVKAVRIRQLEFLQPLAEDPRLDLRVIQLVRDPRAVLASRMVAFADKYETWKKWVAKGQDQLREEEVLRLKGNCESIRLSAELGLRQPAWLRGRYMLVRYEDVALRPLQKAQEMYRFAGIPLTPQVEDWIQKNTQAAHDGIYSTQKNSSEQFEKWRFSMPFKLAQVVQAACGPAMRLFGYKPVQDAASLSNRSVSLLEERGTFWVT